From one Lycium ferocissimum isolate CSIRO_LF1 chromosome 7, AGI_CSIRO_Lferr_CH_V1, whole genome shotgun sequence genomic stretch:
- the LOC132064869 gene encoding scopoletin glucosyltransferase — translation MGQLHFFLFPMMAQGHMIPTLDMAKLIASRGVKATIITTPLNESVFSKAIQRNKHLGIEIDIRLIKFPALENDLPEDCERLDLIPTDAHLPNFFKAAAMMQEPLEQLIQECRPDCLVSDMFLPWTTDTAAKFNIPRIVFHGTNYFALCVGDSMRRNKPFKNVSSDSETFVVPNLPHEIKLTRTEVSPFEQSDEESVMSRVLKEVRESDLKSYGVIFNSFYELEPDYVEHYTKVMGRKSWAIGPLSLCNRDVEDKAERGKKSSIDKHECLDWLDSKKPSSIVYVCFGSVANFTVTQMRELALGLEASGLDFIWAVRTDNEDWLPEGFEERTKEKGLIIRGWAPQVLILDHESVGAFVTHCGWNSTLEGISAGVPMVTWPVFAEQFFNEKLVTQVMRTGSGVGSVQWKRSASEGVEKEAIAKAIKRVMVSEEAEGFRNRARAYKEMARQAIEEGGSSYTGLTTLLADISSYDSLSSDWKKNMYGFHALFLYVFCVLI, via the coding sequence ATGGGTCAGCTCCATTTTTTCCTCTTTCCCATGATGGCTCAAGGCCACATGATTCCTACACTTGACATGGCCAAGCTCATCGCTTCTCGTGGTGTTAAGGCCACTATAATCACTACCCCTCTCAATGAATCCGTTTTCTCCAAAGCAATTCAAAGAAACAAACATTTGGGTATCGAAATCGATATCCGTTTGATAAAATTCCCAGCTTTGGAGAATGACTTGCCTGAAGATTGCGAGCGACTTGATCTCATCCCTACTGATGCCCATCTTCCCAACTTCTTCAAAGCTGCAGCTATGATGCAAGAACCATTAGAGCAGCTAATTCAAGAATGTCGCCCTGATTGTCTTGTTTCTGATATGTTCCTTCCTTGGACAACCGATACTGCAGCTAAATTTAACATTCCAAGAATTGTTTTCCATGGTACAAACTACTTTGCCCTTTGTGTTGGAGACAGTATGAGGCGTAATAAGCCTTTCAAGAATGTCTCATCTGATTCTGAAACTTTTGTTGTACCGAATTTACCTCATGAAATCAAGCTGACTAGAACTGAGGTGTCTCCGTTTGAGCAATCGGATGAAGAGTCAGTTATGTCTCGTGTGCTAAAAGAAGTCAGGGAATCGGATTTGAAGAGCTATGGAGTTATCTTCAATAGTTTCTATGAGCTTGAACCTGATTATGTCGAACATTATACCAAGGTTATGGGTAGAAAATCTTGGGCTATTGGCCCGCTTTCGTTGTGCAACAGGGACGTTGAAGATAAAGCTGAAAGAGGGAAGAAATCCTCTATTGACAAACACGAGTGTTTGGACTGGCTTGATTCGAAGAAACCTAGTTCGATTGTTTACGTTTGTTTTGGAAGCGTCGCAAATTTTACTGTAACTCAGATGAGAGAACTTGCTTTGGGACTCGAAGCTTCTGGACTGGATTTCATTTGGGCTGTTAGAACAGATAACGAAGATTGGTTGCCTGAAGGATTCGAGGAAAGAACGAAAGAAAAAGGATTAATTATAAGAGGATGGGCCCCACAAGTGCTGATTCTTGATCACGAATCTGTGGGAGCTTTTGTGACTCACTGTGGATGGAATTCGACGCTTGAAGGAATATCGGCAGGGGTGCCGATGGTGACGTGGCCAGTGTTTGCTGAGCAATTTTTCAATGAAAAGTTGGTGACTCAGGTTATGAGAACTGGGTCTGGCGTCGGTTCGGTGCAATGGAAGAGATCAGCCAGTGAAGGAGTGGAAAAAGAAGCAATCGCGAAGGCGATAAAGAGAGTAATGGTGAGTGAAGAAGCAGAGGGATTTAGAAACAGAGCTAGAGCGTATAAGGAAATGGCAAGACAAGCAATTGAAGAAGGAGGATCATCTTACACTGGACTGACTACTTTGCTGGCAGATATAAGTTCATACGATTCATTAAGTAgtgattggaaaaaaaatatgtatggCTTCCATGCTCTGTTTTTGTACGTTTTCTGTGTACTAATTTGA
- the LOC132064870 gene encoding scopoletin glucosyltransferase-like, translating to MHQLHFSFFPLIAHGHMIPTLDMAKLVVSQGIKATIITTPLNESVFIKAIQRNKHLDLEIDIRLIKFQAVENSLPEGCERLDLVPSPDLIFNFYKATAMMQEPFEQLVEELRPNCLVSDMLFPWTTDSAAKFNIPRLLFHGTSYFALCVAESIRSHKPFKNVSSDSEAFVVPNLPHQIKLSGSELSPFDRMEEETSIFHIFKTVRESVLKSYGIIFNSFYELEPDYVEHYTKVLGRKSWDIGPLSLCNRDIEDKVEIGKKSSIDKHECLKWLDSKTSSSIVYICFGSVAIFTASQMQELAMGLEVSGHDFIWAVRTDNEEWLPEGFEERTKEKGLIIRGWAPQLLILDHQAVGAFITHCGWNSTLEGISAGVPMVTWPLFAEQFFNEKLVTEVLRNGVGVGSVQWQATACEGVKREEIAKAIRRVMVDEAKEFRNRAKEYKEMAKKAVEEGGSSYTGLTALLKDISTYRFTYI from the coding sequence ATGCATCAActccatttttccttctttccctTGATTGCTCATGGCCACATGATTCCTACACTTGACATGGCCAAGCTCGTTGTTTCACAAGGTATCAAGGCCACCATAATCACCACCCCTCTCAATGAATCGGTTTTCATCAAAGCTATTCAAAGAAACAAGCATCTGGATCTCGAAATCGACATCCGTTTGATCAAATTCCAAGCTGTGGAGAACAGTTTGCCTGAAGGGTGCGAGCGCCTTGATCTCGTCCCTTCACCTGacttgatcttcaatttttataaAGCTACAGCTATGATGCAAGAACCATTCGAGCAGCTTGTTGAAGAATTACGCCCCAATTGTCTTGTTTCTGATATGTTATTCCCTTGGACTACTGATTCTGCTGCCAAATTTAACATTCCAAGATTGCTTTTTCATGGCACAAGTTACTTTGCCCTTTGTGTTGCGGAAAGCATCAGGAGTCATAAGCCTTTTAAGAATGTCTCCTCTGATTCTGAAGCTTTTGTTGTACCAAATTTGCCTCACCAAATCAAACTGAGTGGATCAGAATTGTCTCCATTTGATCGAATGGAGGAAGAGACAAGTATATTCCACATATTTAAAACAGTCAGAGAGTCAGTTTTGAAGAGTTATGGAATTATCTTCAACAGCTTCTATGAACTTGAACCAGATTATGTTGAACATTATACCAAGGTTCTGGGTAGAAAATCTTGGGATATTGGCCCGCTTTCATTGTGCAACAGGGACATCGAAGATAAAGTTGAAATAGGGAAGAAATCCTCTATTGATAAACACGAGTGCTTGAAATGGCTTGATTCAAAGACATCAAGTTCCATCGTTTACATTTGCTTTGGAAGTGTTGCAATTTTCACTGCATCCCAAATGCAAGAACTTGCTATGGGACTTGAAGTTTCTGGACACGATTTCATTTGGGCTGTTAGAACAGACAACGAAGAGTGGCTGCCTGAAGGATTCGAGGAAAGAACGAAAGAAAAAGGATTAATAATAAGAGGATGGGCACCCCAATTGCTAATTCTTGATCACCAAGCTGTAGGAGCTTTCATTACTCATTGTGGATGGAATTCGACGCTAGAAGGAATATCAGCAGGGGTGCCAATGGTGACGTGGCCTTTGTTTGCTGAGCAATTTTTTAATGAAAAGTTGGTGACTGAAGTTTTGAGAAATGGGGTTGGTGTTGGTTCAGTGCAATGGCAGGCAACAGCTTGTGAAGGAgtgaaaagagaagaaatagctAAAGCAATAAGGAGAGTAATGGTGGATGAAGCAAAGGAATTCAGAAACAGAGCCAAAGAGTACAAGGAAATGGCTAAGAAGGCTGTTGAAGAGGGAGGATCATCTTACACTGGTTTGACTGCTTTGCTGAAAGATATAAGCACGTATAGATTTACATATATCTGA